CAAAGAATCTAGTGATGAAAATATCAAGGAGGAGGAGGATGAAGCCCTGGAAATCATCTAACTAATTTCGTGTTCTCTTTATTTTAATGTTAGTGTTTCGATATAGAGCTCTACTGatcatttgaactttttgaatgttttaattGTTCTGACGGAATCtcaatgaaatcaaaaattggaaagtatCTAAATGCCCTATCGATAAGTATTCAATAAACGTACCACTATACTATCCATCGaataaatcacaaaaaactgATGCCGACTATAAACTTTTCTATGCTTGACCCATATCACATATAGAATTCTAGCATACAGAAAAGCTGGAGGTACCATATATGCAGCTTGCAACagatattttatattttctactAAATATGAATAGTTAGGATTACATTCCATATCAGTAATAGACATTGGAGTTGTTGAATTCGTGTCCATTATAAGTCTATGTAGTGCAACTATGAGTAAGtaagaataaaatgaaatggTGAGTTTCCCAATTCTTCAAGTTCAATGATTATGCACTCATGTGCattatcatttatttttcgtgACTTTTGTTAGAAGAATATCATTAAAATCATTTGCAAGCATGTTATTgcttaaaaagttttcaaagcttttttattttaaaatgtaaaaaaaaatcatattattGTATTTTACAGCTTTCCAGTAAACGCagcaaataaataaacaaataatattaaaataagtTGAAGACAaaccaaaatgtttaaattagACAAGAAAATCAATGCTTCAAGTTTAAGAAATGAGTAACTGAAGCAACACGAATCagatgcaaattttttgattttgagttgccgaagtaaaaaaaacagttgacGAAATTGGGCATTGGAGAAGCATCACATCACATAtgtcgagctgaaaattaattgaaatttgaccactttttcatttttagataaaaatttaagaaattcgTGACATAccaaatgttttgaatatcCCAGCAAATGACCACTAGTCCGTGTAAAATTCCAGAGTTTTCGAACAACTTCGCTTTTAAGACCAGGAAGTATTCGAACTGAAATTAAGATTATAACATCTAATCTGATGGGTTTGAAGATGACCTCTGCAATTGCAGGGAGTAGATAACAAACTGATAGATACACCGATGCCCAACAAAGTCTCCGTTCAGATTCCCGAATTCTCTTCTTCATTCTAGACATTTTGATCAACATTGTAGTTGTCGCAACTACTATTGTTATTACTGATGTCAGACGGAGAATTGAAAAGAATAATGTGCTTCGTGCCTGAAAAAGGACATCACAAATTTTAACTTAACATatcagttttcaaatgttaatCAGCAACTCACCCATGAAACATATCTATAGTATAACACTACAAGACCACCATATCCATGAACTAtcattttatctgaaattgcaATAGTCCATATCCATAAGCATGGCGAAATAGCCATTGTCGTTAGAATCGACTTCAACCACTTCTTCCAAAATAGCGAATAGCTTAATGGCCATAACACACAAGAAGCTCGATTTGCAACAAAGAGAATTTGAACAAGAATTTGAAATGCTTGAAGATATCGGAAGCAAGGGTAGTAAATATCCAAGAATAGAGCAAGTTTCTTGATATGCTCAAGTACGAACTCGCAAGCTTGTGGAACATAAATTAGTGGACGAGTGAAGAATATTGAGAAGTTTACTAGGATAAAACCCTGAATATTGATTGACGGGTAAAATacttaaaaatattgtttttggaGTCTTCTATCTCTTCATAACAATATAGAGATCTATTGTAAAG
The nucleotide sequence above comes from Caenorhabditis elegans chromosome III. Encoded proteins:
- the srg-1 gene encoding Serpentine receptor class gamma-1 (Partially confirmed by transcript evidence), translating into MPINETASVTNCDTNFEPLIENLKLFLQLCYLTPSALFLSRVIYITAWKYRKKFRKQRFYTIFLADCVTGFILVNFSIFFTRPLIYVPQACEFVLEHIKKLALFLDIYYPCFRYLQAFQILVQILFVANRASCVLWPLSYSLFWKKWLKSILTTMAISPCLWIWTIAISDKMIVHGYGGLVVLYYRYVSWARSTLFFSILRLTSVITIVVATTTMLIKMSRMKKRIRESERRLCWASVYLSVCYLLPAIAEFEYFLVLKAKLFENSGILHGLVVICWDIQNICSTYVM